TTAGGATGGCCCAGGCAGTCGGACGAACCTAAGCAGACAGAGAATTAATTCCAGTGAGAATATTCACCCTCGGCACGGACGACCATTCCGAAGCTCTTATATCAAAGGTAATCTCCAAGTACCAGATTCAGGTCCTCGCCGACATAAGACGCTCTACAGCTCCGAAACATGAGCATCACCGAAGGGAAAACATCCAGAGACTCTGCAAGGAAAACAGGGCCGAATACCTTTACCTGGGCAATGAACTCGGCTCGGACAGGGAACAGGGCATTCTTTCGGATCTCGATCCTGATCTTGCCGCAAGAGGGATAGGCATATTGAAGACCCTTGCCCGAACGCGCGGTCTCCTGATTCTCTGCACAGAAAGGACTCCTGAAAGATGCAACCGCAGACCAATAGCCGCAGAACTCGCAAAGGAAGGGGCCGAGGTGATTCATCTTCTCGATGTCGAGGGAGTCTGGACACCCTCTATGATGAGACGGCAAGAAGGGCAGGCAAGGGATAACCAGGATAGATTCAGGGAAGGAAGAGACCGCAGAAGAAGCAACGACAGAGGATATTCTGAAAGACGCGGCTCTTCAGGACAGAGGAGGGATTTCGGCGATAAAAGAAGCAGGGATTTACGAAGAAATCCAAATCAAGCAGGAGGGGAAAGGCGTGAGGAACGAGGCGGCCAGGGAGGTGGAGGGCGAGGAGGGCGAGGAGGGCGAGGGGGTCAGGAGTTCAGAAAGAGCAATCCGGACTCAAAAACATCCTGAGTCAAGACAACCGGTGCAAGTCCGGATGAAGACATTTCTTCTCGTCAATCCATGGATACACGATTTTGCGGCTTTCGATTTCTGGCTCAAACCGCTTGGGCTCATGAGGATTGCCGCCCTGCTCAGAGAGGCCGGACACGAGGTTGTTCTCCTTGATATGCTGGACCGCAACCATCCCTGGCTGCGTGTGCATTCGAAGACGGATTCGTGGGGAAGAGGAAAGTTCCACTCCGAGGAGATTGAAAAACCATGCGTTCTCGAGCGCGTTCCCCGCAGATTCAAGCGCTACGGCATACCGAAGCCGGCCGTGAGAGAAAGGCTTGCCGAGATGCCGGACGCCGACGCCGTATTGCTGACGTCGGGGATGACCTACTGGTACACAGGCGTGCGTGAGACCGTAGAGGTTTTAAAAGAGAGGTATCCGGAAACCAATTTTCTCTTAGGCGGCATTTACGCATCACTCATGCCCGAACATTCAAAGGCGAACGCCGGCGTAGACCATGTAATCCCCGGCGCGATGCCTGGGATTTGCGAGGCGCTGGGGAAAGCGCTGGACGTGGATTTAAAGTGGAAGGATTTGCCGCCGCTGTGGGAGCTTTATGCAACTCTCGACTATGCCGTAATGACAACAACAGAGGGCTGCCCAATGCGATGCACATACTGCGGCTCGCAGCTTCTTAAAAAGGGATTTTCTGCAAGGGACCCAGAGGCCGTGTGCGAGGAAATCGATTATTTAGCAGGACTTGGCGTGCGCAGGATTGTATTCTACGACGACGCCCTGCTCTTTAATCCGGAATTCGACGATTTGATGAAGAGGTTGGCTGGTATGGGTTTAGAGCTTCATACACCCAACGGTCTTCACGTAACAATGATGAATGCCGCAAAAGCTCAAGCAATGAGAAGGGCGGGGTTCCGTTCTCTATATCTGAGTCTTGAGAGCGTGGATGAGAGCCTCCTTGATTCGACAGGCGCTAAGCTTACAGTCGGCGCTTTTGTTAAAGCCGTAGAGCACCTCAAGGATGCGGGTTTCGGTGCGGACGAACTCCACTCCTACATCCTTTTCGGACTCAGAAACCAGAGCGAGGACTCGGTCAAAAGGACTGTGGAGCTGGCCCTTCGCTTGGGTGTAAAGCCCCACCTGGCTGAATTCTCTCCCGTGCCAGGCACTCAAGAGTACGAACGCAGCGGTCTGTTCTTCATGGACGACCCTCTACTCACGAACAACACGGCGTGGACGAGCATACAGGGAATGCTCGAAAGCCTGGAAAGACTCAAGCAGTCCTTAAAGATGAAGGAGTTCTGAGAAGAGACTAGCCGGATCTTTTCAGAACTTAACGGTAACCCCTCCCACAGGCATGAAGCGGAACTGCTCCCACGGAACAACCTTGCCCTCCTTGGAATCCCACTGGTAATCTACGACGTTAGACTGGTTCAAAACGTTCTGCAGGTTGACGAATCCGGTTATTGCAATCCCGCTCCTGGTGTAGCTCGTGTGCGAGAGCTGGAAGTCAAGGCGCGAGTAAAAAGGCAGACGGTCGCTGTTGCGCTCCGCGACCCTGTCAGCGTACCACAGGCTGTCCAGAGGGTTGAAGTAGGCGTTTGCCGTATCGAAAGGGGTATACGGTCTGCCGGAGGAGAAGCGATATTTAACGCTCGCCTCAAAGTTTTTTAAAAACTTCACGCCCGTTATGAGGGTCACTATGTGCCTCGTGTCCCAGTCTGCAGCATACGTACCGTCAGAGGGATTGGTTCTTTCCGAAAAGCAGAGCGAGTAAGCGGCCTGGCCGTAGAAGTGCCTGCCCATCTTCTTCTGCACGAAGAGCTCGACGCCTTGAGCCTTGCCGTACTCGAGGTTAGTATACTGGGAGTCGGCGGTGTCGTAATAGAGAAGATTGTCAAGGTGTTTGTAGTAATACTCGAGAGAGAGCTTGAGATCGTCCCTTATCAGCTGCTCAACACCCGCGATTGCGTGCCACGCCCGCTTTGAAGAGAGGCCTTCGTTGTTTATGTGCACCCTGTAGTCATTGAGCTGGTGATAGACGCCGAAGCTCATGTTGACCGCGGTCTTCGCGAACGGTTTTAGGGACAAGCCCGCCCTCGGTTCGGCAAGAATCTCATCCGTAAGCGTGTTGTAAGATACCCGCACTCCGGGCATGAGCTTAAGCCACTGCCACGGCGAGAATGAGTACTGGAGGTAGGCGCCTGCATTGAGTCATGAGCCCTCGGTGGTATCTCTAACCTCTCCGCCGTTAGCGTAATCGCGGGAGTAGTAGGCATAGTCTGCATCCGTAAAGCCGGTGAAGACTCCGGTCTGCAGTTCGTGACCCTTGAAAGGCGACATTGAGAGCGCCTCCCTGAGATAAAGGTGCAGTTCATGCGGTCTGAACTGGAACGCGAGACTGTCGAGCGCCGTATCCTGAGAGATAAGATCGTTCACGAGGTTGGTTCCTCCGAATGTGAGAACCGAATATCCTACCTCGCCGAGAAGAGCCCGCCAGTTCAAGCCCGAGATGGTCTGGTACCCATTCCACTTCATGTCCTCGGTGGCGCCGTTGGAGCCGCCCGGCACGCTCATCCTGTCAAGGGTCTGGATGCCGAACAGCCATATCTTGTTCCCTGGATTAGGCGAGTATGCGCACCTCAAATAGAAATCGTCGAACGAAGGCGTTACGTTACCTATATTGGATATGAGATCGACGAGTTCGAGGAACGAGCGTCTGTAGCCTGCAATATAGTTGAATTTCCTGCCCAGAGGTCCCTCCACCATCGCCTCGACTGCCGACATGTTCAAATCCACGAGCGCCTCGAACCTCTCTTTGTTGCCGTCCCTTAAGGTTATATTCATGAGCGATGAAATCTTTTCGCCGTTTCTTGCTCCGTATCCGCCAGGCGAGAACTCCACCTCTTCGACGCCCTCAACGCTCACGATGCTTGCCTGACCGAAACCGCCGCCGATTGCAGGGAAATGAACCGGATAAGGAACGGGAAGGTTGTCGATTACGGTCAGGTTTTCATCCGGGTCACCGCCGCGCACGATTATGTCAGAGGAGAAGTCGAAGCCGGTTGCGACTCCGGGCAGGGCTGCGACCGTTCGCGCAACGTTGTATCCCTCCGGGTTAAGCCTTATCTCGTGGTAATTAATTGCGTTGTCGCCGGAGTTGACGGACTCGTCCTTAGCGAAATAATCGGGTCTCACCGTCACGCCAGGCATAGCCAAAGGCTCCTGCCTCAAACGAAAATCAAGAAAGACGGTCCTTGACGGAAGCGTCTGAACTCTTGTCACGACCTGGGGCTTGTAGCCTATCATCGAAGCTTCAACGGAATACTCAGCGACCGGGACGTCCTTGATAATATAGTACCCCAGTTCGTCTGTTGCGGCTCCGTATTCGGTTCCTGCGAGTATCACGTTGACTCCAGGAAGGGGCTTTCCGGAAGCTGCGTCCGTTATCTTCCCTGAAAAACTGCCTTTCGGTATTTCAGCGTCTGCGGCAAAAATAGTCAGGACAAACAGCAAATGCATCTTGTTTCCTCCTTGGTATTCGGGGATAACCCGGTTTATGTGGTATTATATTTTTTTTTGGAATGGAGTCAAATCAAGCGGATATTTATGTTAAATGTTCTGAATATTTTATTAGGTTCTTAAAAAAGATTAGACGAACTAATGCTTCTTGACACAACCTTCCAATCATCTATAATCAGCAAGATATGAGTATTGTTAAATATGGAGAAGCCGTACTCAGAAACAAGACAAAGCCGGTGGTTGATTTTGATGACCGGCTCAGGAAGACGATAGAACAGATGAAGGCTAAGATGTTTGAAGCCAACGGAGTCGGTCTTGCGGCAACCCAGGTGGGCCTCGATTTAGCCCTTTTCGTTGCAAAGCTTGGAGAAGAGGTTTATGCTTTCGTCAACCCGGTGATTGTCCCGCTCTCAATGGAAAAGAATAAAGACGAGGAGGGGTGTCTTTCCGTTCCCGGAGTATGGGTTGAGGTTGAAAGGTTCGAACGCATAAGATTGCGCGCGCAGTATCCTGACGGCAAAGAGGTAGATCTTGAACTTGAAGGTTATCATGCCCGTATCGTTCAGCAC
This sequence is a window from bacterium. Protein-coding genes within it:
- a CDS encoding carboxypeptidase-like regulatory domain-containing protein; protein product: MHLLFVLTIFAADAEIPKGSFSGKITDAASGKPLPGVNVILAGTEYGAATDELGYYIIKDVPVAEYSVEASMIGYKPQVVTRVQTLPSRTVFLDFRLRQEPLAMPGVTVRPDYFAKDESVNSGDNAINYHEIRLNPEGYNVARTVAALPGVATGFDFSSDIIVRGGDPDENLTVIDNLPVPYPVHFPAIGGGFGQASIVSVEGVEEVEFSPGGYGARNGEKISSLMNITLRDGNKERFEALVDLNMSAVEAMVEGPLGRKFNYIAGYRRSFLELVDLISNIGNVTPSFDDFYLRCAYSPNPGNKIWLFGIQTLDRMSVPGGSNGATEDMKWNGYQTISGLNWRALLGEVGYSVLTFGGTNLVNDLISQDTALDSLAFQFRPHELHLYLREALSMSPFKGHELQTGVFTGFTDADYAYYSRDYANGGEVRDTTEGS
- the def gene encoding peptide deformylase, with protein sequence MSIVKYGEAVLRNKTKPVVDFDDRLRKTIEQMKAKMFEANGVGLAATQVGLDLALFVAKLGEEVYAFVNPVIVPLSMEKNKDEEGCLSVPGVWVEVERFERIRLRAQYPDGKEVDLELEGYHARIVQHEVDHLNGVLIIDRIPPKKRREISEQLDEIARNN
- a CDS encoding DUF488 domain-containing protein, which encodes MRIFTLGTDDHSEALISKVISKYQIQVLADIRRSTAPKHEHHRRENIQRLCKENRAEYLYLGNELGSDREQGILSDLDPDLAARGIGILKTLARTRGLLILCTERTPERCNRRPIAAELAKEGAEVIHLLDVEGVWTPSMMRRQEGQARDNQDRFREGRDRRRSNDRGYSERRGSSGQRRDFGDKRSRDLRRNPNQAGGERREERGGQGGGGRGGRGGRGGQEFRKSNPDSKTS
- a CDS encoding radical SAM protein; amino-acid sequence: MRNEAAREVEGEEGEEGEGVRSSERAIRTQKHPESRQPVQVRMKTFLLVNPWIHDFAAFDFWLKPLGLMRIAALLREAGHEVVLLDMLDRNHPWLRVHSKTDSWGRGKFHSEEIEKPCVLERVPRRFKRYGIPKPAVRERLAEMPDADAVLLTSGMTYWYTGVRETVEVLKERYPETNFLLGGIYASLMPEHSKANAGVDHVIPGAMPGICEALGKALDVDLKWKDLPPLWELYATLDYAVMTTTEGCPMRCTYCGSQLLKKGFSARDPEAVCEEIDYLAGLGVRRIVFYDDALLFNPEFDDLMKRLAGMGLELHTPNGLHVTMMNAAKAQAMRRAGFRSLYLSLESVDESLLDSTGAKLTVGAFVKAVEHLKDAGFGADELHSYILFGLRNQSEDSVKRTVELALRLGVKPHLAEFSPVPGTQEYERSGLFFMDDPLLTNNTAWTSIQGMLESLERLKQSLKMKEF